A section of the Virgibacillus sp. NKC19-3 genome encodes:
- a CDS encoding HesB/IscA family protein, protein MSISITDSAGEQIKEMMKDEADNVRLRFGVKGGGCSGLSYALGFESEINEELDKVEEINGIPVVMNNQDIPIIEGTTIDFKQNMMGGGFSIDNPNAIVSCGCGSSFKAKDRAGTPSDC, encoded by the coding sequence ATGTCTATTTCGATTACAGATAGTGCTGGTGAACAAATTAAAGAAATGATGAAAGATGAAGCAGACAATGTTCGTCTACGCTTTGGAGTTAAGGGCGGTGGATGTAGCGGATTATCATATGCATTGGGATTCGAGAGTGAGATCAATGAAGAGCTTGATAAAGTTGAAGAAATTAATGGAATTCCTGTTGTCATGAATAATCAGGATATCCCGATCATCGAAGGTACGACGATCGACTTTAAACAAAATATGATGGGCGGCGGATTCAGCATTGATAATCCAAACGCGATTGTATCGTGCGGGTGCGGTTCTTCGTTTAAAGCAAAAGATAGAGCAGGAACACCAAGTGACTGCTAA